Proteins encoded together in one Acidimicrobiales bacterium window:
- a CDS encoding PspC domain-containing protein has product MGGVAGGIADHLGISAVAVRLAFIAAAFGGGLGVVLYAVFWIVLPAAPRSDGRRGMSAFEYVVAVTAGLVVLATSTWVSPLGDLFIPAAIGCVGAALLWRQAGAGQRERWRELSRTSLTASADDRWGLARVVVGVALVVVGCAAALAGADVAALRDGLLAVVITLVGVGLITGPWWVRMVTELGDERRERIRSQERANLAAQLHDSVLQTLALIQRNADSPREVTRLARSQERELRALLYPAEGGPAGSGSTAAPGAAGRLGDALRAAAAEVEDAYAVTVDVVVVGDLDLDERFQALMAAAREAMANAARHAGVDTLSVYAEVEPTSVVAYVRDRGCGFDLDAVAPDRQGVRGSIVDRMERHGGEATVESSTGAGTEVTVRMPR; this is encoded by the coding sequence GTGGGCGGGGTCGCCGGCGGCATCGCCGACCACCTCGGCATCTCGGCGGTCGCGGTGCGTCTCGCCTTCATCGCCGCAGCCTTCGGCGGGGGGCTGGGCGTCGTGCTCTACGCCGTGTTCTGGATCGTGCTTCCCGCCGCGCCCCGCTCGGACGGTCGCCGGGGCATGTCCGCGTTCGAGTACGTCGTCGCCGTCACCGCCGGCCTCGTCGTCCTCGCCACCTCCACGTGGGTGTCGCCCCTCGGCGACCTGTTCATCCCGGCCGCCATCGGCTGCGTCGGCGCTGCCCTGCTGTGGCGCCAGGCCGGTGCGGGACAGCGCGAGCGGTGGCGTGAGCTGTCGCGCACGTCGCTGACCGCGTCGGCCGACGATCGCTGGGGGCTGGCCCGGGTCGTGGTGGGCGTCGCCCTCGTGGTGGTCGGCTGTGCCGCGGCCCTGGCCGGCGCCGACGTCGCCGCGCTCCGCGACGGGCTGCTGGCCGTGGTCATCACCCTCGTCGGGGTGGGGCTGATCACCGGCCCGTGGTGGGTCCGGATGGTGACCGAGCTCGGCGACGAGCGGCGCGAGCGGATCCGGTCGCAGGAGCGGGCCAACCTCGCCGCGCAGCTCCACGACTCGGTGCTCCAGACCCTCGCCCTCATCCAGCGCAACGCCGACTCGCCCCGGGAGGTCACCCGACTCGCCCGCAGCCAGGAGCGCGAGCTGCGGGCCCTGCTCTATCCCGCCGAGGGCGGCCCCGCCGGGAGCGGCTCGACCGCGGCGCCGGGTGCGGCCGGGCGCCTGGGCGACGCCCTCCGCGCCGCCGCCGCGGAGGTGGAGGACGCGTACGCCGTCACCGTCGACGTGGTGGTCGTCGGCGACCTCGACCTCGACGAGCGGTTCCAGGCCCTGATGGCCGCGGCGCGCGAGGCCATGGCCAACGCCGCCCGCCACGCCGGCGTCGACACGCTGTCGGTCTACGCCGAGGTCGAGCCCACCTCGGTGGTCGCCTACGTGCGCGACCGGGGCTGCGGGTTCGACCTCGACGCCGTCGCGCCGGACCGCCAAGGCGTACGGGGTTCGATCGTCGACCGCATGGAGCGACACGGTGGTGAGGCGACCGTCGAGTCCTCGACGGGCGCGGGCACCGAGGTGACCGTCAGGATGCCCCGATGA
- a CDS encoding response regulator transcription factor, giving the protein MTIRVFLVDDHAMFRAGVRAGLGDGVEVVGEAGTVPEAVTGIGATEPDVVLLDVHLPAGGGPAVIAGVRAAAASSASGSANEEHPRFLALSVSDAPEDVVTVIRAGARGYVTKAISAAELTAAIERVAEGDVVFSPLLAGFVIDAFRATPTVAPTDPELDLLTPRELEVMRLLARGYAYKEIAAELYIGTKTVETHASNVLRKLQLSNRHQLTRWAAERRML; this is encoded by the coding sequence ATGACCATCCGCGTGTTCCTCGTCGACGACCACGCCATGTTCCGAGCCGGCGTGCGGGCGGGCCTCGGCGACGGGGTCGAGGTGGTGGGGGAGGCCGGCACCGTGCCCGAGGCCGTGACCGGTATCGGGGCCACCGAGCCCGACGTGGTGCTGCTCGACGTGCACCTCCCCGCCGGGGGTGGACCAGCGGTGATCGCCGGCGTCCGCGCCGCCGCCGCGTCGTCGGCATCGGGGTCGGCGAACGAGGAGCACCCCCGGTTCCTCGCGCTGTCGGTGTCCGACGCGCCCGAGGACGTCGTCACCGTCATCCGCGCCGGCGCCCGCGGCTACGTCACCAAGGCCATCTCGGCGGCGGAGCTCACGGCCGCCATCGAGCGGGTGGCCGAGGGCGACGTGGTCTTCAGCCCGCTGCTCGCCGGCTTCGTGATCGACGCGTTCCGGGCCACGCCGACGGTGGCGCCCACCGACCCCGAGCTCGACCTGCTCACCCCGCGTGAGCTCGAGGTCATGCGCCTGCTGGCCCGCGGCTACGCCTACAAGGAGATCGCCGCCGAGCTCTACATCGGCACCAAGACCGTCGAGACCCACGCCTCGAACGTCCTGCGCAAGCTCCAGCTCTCCAACCGCCACCAGCTCACCCGGTGGGCCGCCGAGCGCCGCATGCTCTGA
- a CDS encoding VOC family protein, whose product MTTDRNELAYLGLDLADPAAMDDFLADVVGLVRGERTADGRSAWRNDDRVHRILVGEGEANDAAFVGIEAPDAAAYAAAVDRARAAGATVTEGDAATLAARGVTALTRVESPWGIPFELVHGLATAAEPFTSDLVPGGFVTDGVGFGHVVFVVEDLDEADAFAREALGLTQSDWLETDLGGLPLTVRFYHCNPRHHTLALGTLGMALPQKMHHVMVETVSQDNVGRAFDRAWAAGLPIANALGKHDNDQMFSFYVVTPAGFQLEFGYGGRTVDEPWTDDRRYDRISEWGHQPLQSPLHT is encoded by the coding sequence ATGACCACGGACCGCAATGAACTGGCCTACCTCGGCCTCGACCTGGCCGACCCGGCTGCGATGGACGACTTCCTGGCCGACGTCGTCGGCCTCGTGCGCGGCGAGCGCACCGCCGACGGGCGCTCGGCCTGGCGCAACGACGACCGGGTCCACCGCATCCTCGTGGGCGAGGGTGAGGCCAACGACGCCGCCTTCGTCGGCATCGAGGCACCCGACGCCGCCGCCTACGCCGCCGCGGTCGACCGGGCCCGTGCCGCCGGCGCCACGGTCACCGAGGGCGACGCCGCCACCCTGGCCGCCCGCGGGGTGACCGCCCTCACCCGGGTCGAGTCACCGTGGGGCATCCCCTTCGAGCTCGTACACGGCCTCGCCACCGCCGCCGAGCCGTTCACCTCCGACCTCGTGCCGGGGGGCTTCGTCACCGACGGCGTCGGGTTCGGCCACGTGGTCTTCGTGGTGGAGGACCTCGACGAGGCGGACGCCTTCGCCCGCGAGGCCCTCGGGCTCACCCAGTCGGACTGGCTCGAGACCGACCTGGGTGGCCTCCCGCTGACCGTGCGCTTCTACCACTGCAACCCGCGGCACCACACCCTGGCCCTCGGCACCCTCGGGATGGCGCTGCCCCAGAAGATGCACCACGTCATGGTCGAGACCGTGTCGCAGGACAACGTGGGCAGGGCCTTCGACCGGGCCTGGGCCGCCGGCCTGCCCATCGCCAACGCCCTCGGCAAGCACGACAACGACCAGATGTTCAGCTTCTACGTGGTGACGCCGGCGGGCTTCCAGCTCGAGTTCGGCTACGGCGGGCGCACCGTCGACGAGCCCTGGACCGACGACCGCCGCTACGACCGCATCAGCGAGTGGGGCCATCAGCCCCTCCAGTCCCCGCTGCACACCTGA
- a CDS encoding fumarylacetoacetate hydrolase family protein gives MKLANHRGRLVLVADDGVIDVEQASEGRFGADPQAVYEEWEAFRAWAATATGIAVAYEPADLGPPVPRPRQVFGIGMNYAAHAAEAGVEPPGFPPTFTKFVTCLTGPVATVALPTEFVDWEVELVVVIGTPAHDVPVGEGWRHVAGVTVGQDLSERMVQLRPPAPQFSLGKSFPGFGPTGPWVVTTDELVDPDDLALGCTVNGEEVQKSRTSDLIFPVDALVHHLSSITPLLPGDLIFTGTPSGVGGSRTPPRFLAPGDELVSTVEGVGTLHTTFTAKEAS, from the coding sequence ATGAAGCTCGCCAACCACCGAGGACGCCTCGTCCTCGTCGCCGACGACGGGGTGATCGACGTCGAGCAGGCCTCCGAGGGCCGCTTCGGCGCCGACCCCCAGGCCGTGTACGAGGAGTGGGAGGCGTTCCGCGCCTGGGCCGCCACCGCCACCGGCATCGCGGTGGCCTACGAGCCCGCCGATCTCGGCCCACCGGTCCCCCGCCCCCGCCAGGTGTTCGGCATCGGGATGAACTACGCCGCCCACGCCGCCGAGGCCGGCGTCGAGCCCCCGGGCTTCCCGCCGACGTTCACCAAGTTCGTCACCTGCCTCACCGGCCCGGTCGCGACGGTCGCCCTGCCGACCGAGTTCGTGGACTGGGAGGTCGAGCTCGTCGTGGTGATCGGCACCCCCGCCCACGACGTCCCCGTCGGCGAGGGCTGGCGTCACGTCGCCGGCGTCACCGTCGGCCAGGACCTGTCCGAGCGCATGGTGCAGCTCCGGCCGCCCGCCCCCCAGTTCAGCCTGGGCAAGTCCTTCCCCGGCTTCGGCCCGACCGGCCCGTGGGTCGTCACCACCGACGAGCTGGTCGACCCCGACGACCTCGCCCTCGGTTGCACCGTCAACGGCGAGGAGGTGCAGAAGAGCCGCACCTCCGACCTCATCTTCCCCGTCGACGCGCTGGTGCACCACCTGTCGTCGATCACCCCGCTGCTCCCCGGGGACCTGATCTTCACCGGCACGCCCTCGGGCGTCGGCGGGTCCCGGACGCCGCCGCGCTTCCTCGCCCCCGGTGATGAACTGGTCTCGACCGTCGAGGGCGTCGGCACGCTGCACACCACCTTCACCGCCAAGGAGGCGTCATGA
- a CDS encoding ABC transporter substrate-binding protein: MAARQPSRRSTSRRTTRRPAARRGLTAAVAGCAAVLALGACASDGASTSSLTDDTVATDVTVTTLPAPTGDPIVLAMVSQESGPAAIPDARLAAEAAVDYVNTELGGAAGRPLQLETCVTDGSPEQSSACANQLLESDPVAFVGQSELGTSGSVPIIEQAGVPLIGPAAVTPELVLSEQAYTVGLDAVSGPAGWTKYLATEGGATDLGVIYVDIPAAPVINSTVSSVAEANGATVVDTVPLAVSASDASSQMAAATQGDPDAVVAVVPQQLCVPVLQAHASVAPDVPLLVPGICASPQVLDTAGAAATDVLVGFSFLNPYEPEADEQVATYRRVVDGQDEAVPLSEFASNAFAGIVDLKTVIDDLGAEGVDSAALAGAFAEARDVPNFMGRPISCDQPISLAPSVCVTGQRILQVQDGEVVDVGGDWFDGTADIDLG; encoded by the coding sequence ATGGCCGCTCGCCAGCCCAGTCGCCGAAGCACCAGTCGTCGCACCACCCGCCGCCCTGCCGCGCGTCGGGGCCTGACCGCCGCGGTCGCCGGCTGCGCCGCCGTCCTGGCCCTGGGTGCCTGCGCCTCCGACGGCGCGTCCACCTCGTCGCTCACGGACGACACCGTCGCCACCGACGTCACGGTCACGACGCTGCCGGCGCCCACCGGCGACCCGATCGTCCTGGCCATGGTCAGCCAGGAGTCCGGCCCCGCCGCCATCCCCGACGCCCGCCTCGCCGCCGAGGCCGCCGTCGACTACGTGAACACCGAGCTCGGCGGCGCCGCCGGCCGGCCTCTCCAGCTCGAGACCTGCGTGACCGACGGCTCGCCCGAGCAGTCGTCGGCCTGTGCCAACCAGCTCCTCGAGTCCGACCCGGTCGCGTTCGTGGGCCAGTCCGAGCTCGGCACCTCGGGCAGCGTCCCCATCATCGAGCAGGCGGGCGTGCCCCTCATCGGGCCCGCCGCCGTCACCCCCGAGCTGGTCCTCTCCGAGCAGGCCTACACCGTCGGCCTCGATGCCGTTTCCGGCCCCGCCGGCTGGACCAAGTACCTGGCCACCGAGGGCGGCGCCACCGACCTCGGCGTCATCTACGTCGACATCCCCGCCGCGCCGGTCATCAACTCGACGGTCAGCTCGGTGGCGGAGGCCAACGGCGCCACGGTCGTCGACACGGTGCCGCTCGCGGTGAGCGCCTCCGACGCCTCGTCCCAGATGGCCGCCGCCACCCAGGGCGACCCCGACGCCGTGGTCGCGGTCGTCCCCCAGCAGTTGTGCGTGCCGGTGCTCCAGGCCCACGCCTCGGTGGCGCCCGACGTGCCGCTCCTGGTGCCCGGCATCTGCGCCAGCCCCCAGGTGCTCGACACCGCCGGCGCCGCGGCGACCGACGTGCTCGTCGGCTTCTCGTTCCTGAACCCCTACGAGCCCGAGGCGGACGAGCAGGTCGCCACCTACCGCCGCGTCGTCGACGGCCAGGACGAGGCCGTGCCGCTGTCCGAGTTCGCCAGCAACGCCTTCGCCGGCATCGTCGACCTCAAGACCGTCATCGACGACCTGGGTGCCGAGGGCGTCGACTCGGCGGCACTCGCCGGTGCCTTCGCCGAGGCCCGCGACGTGCCCAACTTCATGGGCCGACCCATCTCCTGCGATCAGCCCATCTCGCTGGCGCCGTCCGTGTGCGTCACCGGCCAGCGCATCCTCCAGGTGCAGGACGGTGAGGTCGTCGACGTCGGCGGCGACTGGTTCGACGGCACCGCCGACATCGACCTCGGGTGA